Proteins found in one Phalacrocorax carbo chromosome 14, bPhaCar2.1, whole genome shotgun sequence genomic segment:
- the LOC135315666 gene encoding bactericidal permeability-increasing protein-like has product MSSAPASRSQHHPQGTLVPAWLCLLLLLTACVPAAGTNPGIKARLTQTALEFGRQFGLKLLQSLLQKEHELNLTGSYHSPLLGTLTYAVPRISIHELQMNDSAVDFAEDVGLRLTVQRARIQLSAEWGAQLGAIWDRGSVELHMNELAVVAVLGVSMDDSGRPMVWSASCEAHGTDLHMEFHRGHSWLYNLLAPLLQKALRQQLNKQLCLELRRGVYRLEDALKHMKVSTQLDPFAAIDHSLLERPAITAEHGDVALKGEFFRVGKCQQGPSSALPMALPVAWPAALPTVLPMAQEPMLLLAITEFVANSAAFTYFTAGALRRNISSNMLPRRFPLQLRTKSMGLFSPQLQERYPDQPMELHLSARQQPLLSCHPDALHGALFGLAEAFVVLPNATRVPAFLLNIDANVTGKPTITGNRLRGTVSLTGLSVTQVMSHVGPVEVKRLETLLKFGLWLFGVPWANKRLQAGIPVPTLHGLSLLNSQLSLQEGFVLIATDLQYKS; this is encoded by the exons ATGTCTTCTGCTCCAGCCTCCAGGTCCCAGCACCATCCCCAAGGCACACTGGTGCCAGCgtggctctgcctcctgctcctgctgactGCCTGTGTGCCTGCGGCTGGCACCAACCCTGGCATCAAGGCCCGGCTGACCCAGACAGCGCTGGAATTTG gccgGCAGTTTGGGCTGAAGCTGCTCCAGTCGCTGCTGCAGAAAGAACATGAGCTGAACCTGACGGGCTCCTACCACAGCCCACTCCTGGGGACACTCACCTACGCCGTGCCCCG GATCAGCATCCATGAGCTGCAGATGAACGACTCTGCCGTGGACTTCGCTGAGGACGTGGGGTTGAGGTTGACAGTGCAGCGTGCCCGCATCCAGCTCAGCGCTGAGTGGGGAGCCCAGCTGGGTGCCAT CTGGGACAGGGGCTCCGTCGAGCTCCACATGAATGAACTGGCTgtggtggcagtgctgggggtgAGCATGGATGACAGCGGCCGCCCCATGGTGTGGAGCGCCAGCTGTGAAGCCCACGGCACCGACCTGCACATGGAGTTTCACCGTGGACACAG CTGGCTCTACAACCTGCTGGCACCGTTGCTCCAGAAAGCCCTGCGGCAGCAGCTGAACAAGCAG ctctgcctcGAGCTCCGTAGGGGTGTCTACAGGCTGGAGGATGCCCTGAAGCACATGAAAG TGTCCACCCAGCTGGACCCCTTCGCTGCCATCGACCATTCCCTGCTGGAGCGGCCGGCCAtcacagcagagcatggggatgTCGCCCTTAAG GGAGAGTTCTTCAGGGTGGGCAAGTGCCAGCAGGGACCTTCCTCAGCGCTGCCAATGGCGCTGCCTGTGGCAtggcctgcagctctgcccacaGTGCTGCCAATGGCGCAGGagcccatgctgctgctggccatcaCTGAGTTCGTTGCCAACTCGGCCGCCTTCACATACTTCACAGCTGGGGCCCTGCGCAGGAACATCTCCAGCAACATG ctcccaCGGCGGTTCCCGCTCCAGCTGAGGACCAAGAGCATGGGGCTGTTCTCCCCACAG ctgcaggagcgCTACCCAGACCAGCCCATGGAGCTGCACCTCTCGGCccgccagcagcccctgctctcctgccaccCTGACGCCCTGCATGGGGCCCTCTTTGGCTTGGCCGAAGCCTTCGTGGTGCTGCCCAATGCCACGCGTGtccctgcttttctgctgaaCATT GATGCCAATGTGACAGGGAAGCCGACCATCACTGGGAACAGGCTCAGGGGCACCGTGAGCTTGACGGG GCTTAGCGTGACGCAGGTGATGTCGCATGTGGGCCCAGTGGAG GTGAAGAGGCTGGAGACCCTGCTGAAGTTCGGGCTGTGGCTTTTCGGGGTACCCTGGGCAAACA AGCGGCTCCAGGCCGGCATCCCTGTGCCCACCCTACACGGCCTCAGCCTGCTCaactcccagctctcactgcaGGAG GGCTTCGTGCTCATCGCCACGGATCTGCAGTACAAGTCTTGA
- the HM13 gene encoding minor histocompatibility antigen H13 isoform X2: MEEAAAHNGSAAGAGAGAGSPPAARPPATPEGMALAYGSLVLMALLPIFFGALRSVSCAKSKNSSEMPETITSRDAARFPIVASCTLLGLYLFFKIFSQEYINLLLSMYFFVLGILALSHTISPMMNRFFPANFPNKQYQLLFTQGSGESKEEIVNYEFDTKDLVCLALSSVVGVWYLLRKHWIANNLFGLAFSLNGVELLHLNNVSTGCILLGGLFIYDVFWVFGTNVMVTVAKSFEAPIKLVFPQDLLEKGLEADNFAMLGLGDIVIPGIFIALLLRFDISLKKNTHTYFYTSFVAYIFGLGLTIFIMHIFKHAQPALLYLVPACIGFPLLVALAKGEVTEMFSYEESSTPKEVPGASKEERTEAAKKEN, encoded by the exons ATGGAGGAGGCCGCGGCGCACAACGGCagcgccgccggggccggcgccggggccgggtcCCCTCCGgccgcccggccgcccgccACCCCCGAGGGCATGGCGCTGGCCTACGGCAGCCTCGTCCTCATGGCGCTGCTGCCCATCTTCTTCGGGGCGCTGCGCTCCGTCAGCTGCGCCAAGAGCAAG aaCTCCTCAGAGATGCCGGAGACCATTACCAGCCGAGACGCTGCTCGTTTTCCCATTGTTGCCAGTTGCACCCTTCTGGGGCTCTACCTCTTCTTTAAA ATATTTTCTCAAGAGTACATCAATCTTCTGCTTTCCATGTATTTCTTTGTGCTGGGGATCCTAGCCCTGTCCCACACCATCAG CCCCATGATGAACAGATTCTTCCCTGCAAACTTCCCCAACAAACAATACCAGCTCCTCTTCacccagggctctggggagaGCAAGGAGG AAATAGTGAATTACGAGTTTGACACCAAGGATCTCGTATGCCTGGCCCTGAGCAGTGTTGTAGGGGTGTGGTATCTGCTGAGAAAG CACTGGATTGCCAACAATCTCTTTGGGCTGGCATTCTCCCTCAACGGGGTGGAGCTGCTGCACTTGAACAACGTCAGCACTGGCTGCATCTTGCTTGGGGGCCTCTTCATCTACGACGTCTTCTGG GTCTTTGGCACCAATGTGATGGTGACAGTTGCCAAATCGTTTGAGGCCCCAATAAAAC TGGTTTTCCCTCAGGACCTGCTGGAGAAGGGGCTGGAGGCTGACAACTTTGCCATGCTGGGTCTGGGAGACATTGTCATTCCAG GGATCTTCATTGCCTTGCTGCTGCGGTTTGACATCAG CTTGAAGAAGAACACGCACACGTATTTCTACACCAGCTTTGTGGCCTACATCTTCGGGCTGGGCCTGACCATATTCATCATGCATATCTTCAAGCACGCCCAG CCTGCTCTTCTGTACCTGGTCCCGGCATGCATTGGATTCCCACTTCTTGTGGCCTTGGCAAAGGGAGAAGTAACTGAAATGTTCAG CTACGAGGAGAGCTCTACCCCCAAGGAGGTGCCAGGGGCCTCcaaagaagaaaggacagaagctGCCAAGAAGGAGAACTGA
- the ID1 gene encoding DNA-binding protein inhibitor ID-1, with the protein MKVAAAAPSPLPAGAGGAMKAMRPGEAARCGPGPGVSPGAAEQAAAALLYDMKGCYSRLRALVPTLPRHRRVSKVELLQHVIDYIWDLQLALQRGPPRPAAAGDPPEAPCMPAADRILCR; encoded by the exons ATGAaggtcgccgccgccgccccgtcGCCGCTGCCCGCGGGTGCCGGCGGCGCGATGAAGGCGATGCGGCCCGGGGAGGCCGCTCGCtgcgggccgggcccgggggtGTCCCCGGGGGCGGCGGAGCAAGCGGCCGCCGCGCTGCTGTACGACATGAAGGGCTGCTACTCGCGGCTGCGGGCGCTGGTGCCGACGCTGCCGCGGCACCGGCGGGTCTCCAAGGTGGAGCTGCTGCAACATGTCATCGACTACATCTGGGACCTGCAGCTGGCGCTGCAgcgcggccccccccgccctgccgcCGCTGGGGACCCCCCCGAG GCTCCGTGCATGCCCGCTGCCGACCGGATCCTGTGCCGCTGA
- the HM13 gene encoding minor histocompatibility antigen H13 isoform X1 — MEEAAAHNGSAAGAGAGAGSPPAARPPATPEGMALAYGSLVLMALLPIFFGALRSVSCAKSKNSSEMPETITSRDAARFPIVASCTLLGLYLFFKIFSQEYINLLLSMYFFVLGILALSHTISPMMNRFFPANFPNKQYQLLFTQGSGESKEEIVNYEFDTKDLVCLALSSVVGVWYLLRKHWIANNLFGLAFSLNGVELLHLNNVSTGCILLGGLFIYDVFWVFGTNVMVTVAKSFEAPIKLVFPQDLLEKGLEADNFAMLGLGDIVIPGIFIALLLRFDISLKKNTHTYFYTSFVAYIFGLGLTIFIMHIFKHAQPALLYLVPACIGFPLLVALAKGEVTEMFSYESSAEILPHTPRLTHFPTVSGSPASLADSMQQKLSCPRRRRQQSPSAM; from the exons ATGGAGGAGGCCGCGGCGCACAACGGCagcgccgccggggccggcgccggggccgggtcCCCTCCGgccgcccggccgcccgccACCCCCGAGGGCATGGCGCTGGCCTACGGCAGCCTCGTCCTCATGGCGCTGCTGCCCATCTTCTTCGGGGCGCTGCGCTCCGTCAGCTGCGCCAAGAGCAAG aaCTCCTCAGAGATGCCGGAGACCATTACCAGCCGAGACGCTGCTCGTTTTCCCATTGTTGCCAGTTGCACCCTTCTGGGGCTCTACCTCTTCTTTAAA ATATTTTCTCAAGAGTACATCAATCTTCTGCTTTCCATGTATTTCTTTGTGCTGGGGATCCTAGCCCTGTCCCACACCATCAG CCCCATGATGAACAGATTCTTCCCTGCAAACTTCCCCAACAAACAATACCAGCTCCTCTTCacccagggctctggggagaGCAAGGAGG AAATAGTGAATTACGAGTTTGACACCAAGGATCTCGTATGCCTGGCCCTGAGCAGTGTTGTAGGGGTGTGGTATCTGCTGAGAAAG CACTGGATTGCCAACAATCTCTTTGGGCTGGCATTCTCCCTCAACGGGGTGGAGCTGCTGCACTTGAACAACGTCAGCACTGGCTGCATCTTGCTTGGGGGCCTCTTCATCTACGACGTCTTCTGG GTCTTTGGCACCAATGTGATGGTGACAGTTGCCAAATCGTTTGAGGCCCCAATAAAAC TGGTTTTCCCTCAGGACCTGCTGGAGAAGGGGCTGGAGGCTGACAACTTTGCCATGCTGGGTCTGGGAGACATTGTCATTCCAG GGATCTTCATTGCCTTGCTGCTGCGGTTTGACATCAG CTTGAAGAAGAACACGCACACGTATTTCTACACCAGCTTTGTGGCCTACATCTTCGGGCTGGGCCTGACCATATTCATCATGCATATCTTCAAGCACGCCCAG CCTGCTCTTCTGTACCTGGTCCCGGCATGCATTGGATTCCCACTTCTTGTGGCCTTGGCAAAGGGAGAAGTAACTGAAATGTTCAG CTATGAATCCTCTGCTGAAATCTTGCCACACACACCAAGACTTACCCACTTCCCCACCGTGTCCGGCTCGCCGGCCAGCCTTGCTGATTCCATGCAGCAGAAACTGTCCTGTCCCCGCCGACGCCGGCAGCAAAGCCCTAGTGCCATGTAG